From the Tripterygium wilfordii isolate XIE 37 chromosome 6, ASM1340144v1, whole genome shotgun sequence genome, one window contains:
- the LOC119999966 gene encoding purple acid phosphatase 2-like has protein sequence MGVKWVCVFLVAGLILSIADLGNCGRTSSYVRNDDLAHDMSLDSDVFRVPPGYNAPQQVHITQGDHEGRGVIVSWVTPDKPGSSTVLYWAENSSSKNIAEGIVLTYKYFNYTSGFIHHCTISDLEFDTKYYYEVGTGNTTRQFWFVTPPKVGPDVPYVFGLIGDLGQTRDSNRTLTHYELNPTKGQTVLFVGDLSYADAYPFHDNRRWDTWGRFTERNAAYQPWIWTAGNHEIDFAPQIGEFRPFKPYTHRYHVPYRASGSTSPFWYSIKRASTYIIVMASYSAFGKYTPQYKWLEKELPRVNRTETPWLIVVVHCPLYNSYAHHYMEGETMRVIYEKWFVEFKVDVVFAGHVHAYERSERVSNIAYNVVNGLCTPISDQSAPVYITIGDGGNLEGLVTEMTEPQPSYSAYREASFGHGILDIKNTTHAYFGWHRNQDGYAVEADSVWLLNRVSNRLEKTSIAAL, from the exons ATGGGAGTGAAGTGGGTGTGCGTTTTTCTTGTTGCAGGACTGATATTGAGTATTGCAGATTTGGGTAATTGCGGAAGAACAAGCAGTTATGTAAGAAACGATGACTTAGCTCATGATATGTCACTAGACAGTGATGTATTTCGAGTTCCTCCTGGTTATAATGCTCCTCAACAG GTCCATATAACACAAGGGGATCATGAGGGTAGGGGTGTGATTGTGTCTTGGGTTACTCCAGATAAGCCTGGTTCAAGCACTGTGCTTTATTGGGCTGAAAATAGCTCCAGCAAAAACATTGCTGAAGGGATTGTACTAACCTACAAGTACTTCAATTATACTTCTGGATTCATTCATCATTGCACCATTTCAGATTTGGAG TTCGACACCAAATACTACTACGAGGTTGGGACTGGGAATACCACAAGACAGTTCTGGTTCGTGACTCCCCCAAAAGTTGGCCCTGACGTGCCTTATGTTTTTGGCCTTATAG GGGACCTTGGCCAAACACGCGATTCAAATAGGACGCTAACGCATTACGAATTGAACCCAACAAAAGGCCAGACTGTCTTGTTTGTTGGAGACCTCTCATACGCTGATGCTTATCCATTTCATGACAACAGGAGGTGGGATACATGGGGAAGGTTCACAGAGAGAAATGCTGCTTATCAACCTTGGATTTGGACTGCAGGAAATCATGAAATTGATTTTGCTCCGCAGATT GGTGAATTTAGACCATTTAAGCCTTACACCCACCGTTATCATGTACCATATAGAGCATCCGGTAGTACCTCTCCTTTTTGGTACTCCATCAAGAGAGCTTCTACATATATTATTGTCATGGCCAGTTATTCTGCCTTTG GGAAATACACTCCACAATACAAATGGCTTGAAAAGGAGCTTCCGAGAGTGAACAGGACGGAGACACCATGGCTTATTGTTGTTGTGCATTGTCCACTGTATAATAGTTACGCACATCATTACATGGAAGGGGAAACCATGAGAGTAATTTATGAGAAATGGTTTGTGGAGTTCAAAGTAGATGTTGTCTTTGCCGGTCATGTTCATGCCTATGAACGATCT gAACGTGTATCAAATATTGCTTACAATGTTGTGAACGGCTTGTGCACTCCCATAAGCGATCAATCTGCCCCAGTTTACATAACCATTGGCGATGGAGGAAATTTAGAAGGATTAGTAACAGA AATGACAGAGCCACAGCCAAGCTACTCAGCTTATCGCGAAGCGAGCTTTGGTCATGGCATTTTAGACATAAAGAACACGACTCATGCCTATTTTGGCTGGCATCGGAATCAAGATGGTTATGCTGTTGAAGCTGATTCTGTGTGGTTGCTCAATAGAGTCTCCAACCGCTTAGAGAAAACTTCCATAGCTGCATTATGA